A single window of candidate division KSB1 bacterium DNA harbors:
- the thiE gene encoding thiamine phosphate synthase: protein MPKVNFRLYVITNRLLCGDRSLAQVVGDACKAGVKAIQLREKDIPAKFVYNLAQEIQQICKRTGAKLLINDRFDISGAVGADGVHLTSKSLPVEIVRKNFNSDKLVGVSTHSLEEARRAEDSGADFVLFGPIYPTPSKAAYGHPQGLTKLQEVAKSVAIPVFAVGGMTPEKAKECVESDAFGVAVISSVMSTRDISATLKSYKDYLGRL, encoded by the coding sequence ATGCCGAAAGTGAACTTCCGTCTGTATGTCATCACCAACCGCCTGCTGTGTGGAGATAGAAGCTTAGCGCAGGTTGTCGGGGATGCTTGCAAGGCCGGTGTAAAGGCCATTCAACTCCGTGAAAAAGATATACCAGCCAAATTTGTTTACAATTTGGCTCAGGAAATTCAACAAATCTGCAAGAGAACTGGCGCCAAATTGCTGATAAATGATCGCTTTGACATTTCTGGAGCGGTCGGAGCTGACGGCGTTCACTTGACGTCCAAAAGCCTTCCCGTTGAAATTGTCCGCAAAAATTTTAATTCAGATAAACTCGTTGGCGTTTCGACTCACTCACTTGAGGAAGCCAGGCGAGCTGAAGATTCCGGCGCCGACTTTGTATTATTTGGACCTATCTATCCTACCCCTTCAAAAGCCGCATATGGGCATCCGCAAGGCCTAACAAAATTGCAGGAAGTAGCAAAATCAGTTGCCATTCCAGTCTTTGCAGTTGGTGGAATGACTCCTGAAAAAGCGAAGGAATGTGTTGAGAGCGATGCGTTTGGAGTTGCAGTTATCTCTTCGGTGATGAGTACCCGGGATATTTCGGCAACCTTAAAAAGTTATAAGGATTACTTAGGGAGACTTTAA